One Helicobacter cetorum MIT 00-7128 DNA window includes the following coding sequences:
- a CDS encoding bactofilin family protein, with amino-acid sequence MAIFDNNNKPVNTKAGPATIIAQGTKIKGELHLNCHLHVDGELEGKVESSSTVVIGQTGVIVGEIYANKLVVSGKFNGVIEAEIVEIMPLGHIDGKVSSQELVIERKGILVGESRPKGINGGKMLISDKKEKDSSN; translated from the coding sequence ATGGCAATCTTTGATAACAATAATAAACCAGTTAATACAAAAGCAGGACCAGCGACCATTATCGCTCAAGGCACCAAAATAAAGGGTGAGTTGCACTTAAATTGCCATTTACATGTAGATGGTGAATTAGAGGGTAAGGTAGAATCTTCTAGCACGGTAGTTATTGGACAAACCGGTGTAATAGTGGGTGAAATTTATGCCAATAAATTAGTGGTTAGTGGAAAATTTAATGGTGTAATAGAGGCTGAAATTGTAGAGATTATGCCTTTAGGACATATTGATGGTAAAGTTTCTAGCCAAGAGTTAGTGATTGAGAGAAAAGGTATCTTGGTAGGAGAGAGTCGCCCAAAAGGCATAAATGGGGGCAAAATGCTTATTAGCGATAAGAAAGAGAAAGATAGCTCTAATTAA
- a CDS encoding M23 family metallopeptidase: MFLDRRLIVMITDSKGSRYINVHMVFRQVCLYVLLSIVGSLLFLGTSLWVFDKEIENIGKQHALITEEFEKKKQTNEKLSLKMDEFLEDLQLSGERINDLEDVVGVSKPEEQEESDFSSRLDLAGITGLQKGFIMRLIPNDYPLESYRRVSAAFSKRIHPILHVLHNHTGLDLSTAINTPVYASASGVAGLASMGWNGGYGNLIKIFHPFGFKTYYAHLNKIVVKTGEFVKKGQIVGYSGSTGMSTGPHLHYEVRFLNQPINPMNFTKWNMKDFEDIFTKERSIAWQSLITIINQLIQKQDQRPLSLKAPK; encoded by the coding sequence ATGTTTTTAGACAGACGCTTGATTGTAATGATTACGGATTCTAAAGGGAGTCGTTATATCAATGTGCATATGGTATTTCGCCAAGTCTGTTTGTATGTGCTTTTAAGCATTGTGGGTTCTTTGCTCTTTTTGGGGACTTCATTGTGGGTGTTTGACAAAGAGATTGAAAATATTGGCAAACAGCATGCCTTAATCACGGAAGAATTTGAGAAAAAAAAGCAAACTAACGAAAAACTTTCTTTAAAAATGGACGAATTTTTAGAAGATTTGCAACTTTCAGGTGAACGCATTAATGATTTAGAAGATGTGGTGGGGGTAAGTAAGCCTGAAGAGCAAGAAGAGAGTGATTTTTCTAGTCGCTTGGATTTAGCAGGTATTACAGGATTACAAAAAGGTTTTATCATGCGCCTTATTCCTAATGATTATCCTTTGGAATCTTATCGGCGTGTTTCAGCAGCCTTTAGCAAGCGCATTCATCCCATTTTGCATGTATTGCATAATCATACAGGTTTAGATTTAAGCACAGCTATAAACACTCCTGTATATGCGAGTGCGAGTGGAGTGGCAGGACTAGCTAGTATGGGGTGGAATGGGGGTTATGGGAATTTAATTAAGATATTCCACCCCTTTGGCTTTAAGACTTATTATGCGCATTTGAATAAAATTGTGGTAAAAACGGGTGAATTTGTTAAAAAAGGACAAATTGTAGGCTATAGTGGTAGCACAGGAATGAGCACAGGACCGCATTTGCACTATGAGGTGCGTTTCTTAAACCAGCCTATCAATCCTATGAATTTTACCAAGTGGAACATGAAAGACTTTGAAGATATTTTTACTAAAGAAAGGAGTATTGCATGGCAATCTTTGATAACAATAATAAACCAGTTAATACAAAAGCAGGACCAGCGACCATTATCGCTCAAGGCACCAAAATAA